In the genome of Desulfotignum phosphitoxidans DSM 13687, one region contains:
- a CDS encoding pyridoxamine 5'-phosphate oxidase family protein produces the protein MRRKEKQITDKKQMEQILAQAQVCRLAMVDQGQPYVVPLNFGYGNGSLYFHSAPEGRKIDVLKADPQVCFEVDEMVKMNKAAAACDWGVSFKSVIGTGTARILDTPAEKKAGLDIIMAHYSGRSFDYPEEKLAKTAVVQVTIHEMTGKQG, from the coding sequence ATGCGGCGAAAGGAAAAACAGATCACAGATAAAAAACAGATGGAACAGATCCTGGCACAGGCGCAGGTCTGCCGCCTGGCCATGGTGGATCAGGGGCAGCCTTATGTGGTGCCGTTGAATTTCGGGTACGGGAACGGGTCTCTGTATTTTCACAGTGCCCCGGAGGGACGGAAAATCGATGTGCTCAAGGCAGATCCCCAGGTCTGTTTTGAAGTGGACGAAATGGTAAAGATGAACAAGGCGGCTGCCGCCTGTGACTGGGGCGTGTCGTTTAAAAGCGTTATCGGCACGGGGACTGCCCGGATTCTGGACACCCCGGCGGAAAAGAAAGCCGGCTTAGATATCATCATGGCCCATTATTCGGGCCGGTCCTTTGACTATCCGGAAGAGAAGCTGGCAAAAACTGCCGTGGTCCAGGTGACTATCCATGAGATGACCGGCAAGCAGGGGTGA